The Terriglobus sp. TAA 43 sequence TCGCAGGCAGAAACTTGCCCTCTGGCAATCCAGCCAGGATCGCGCAACAGTGCAAAGCCCATTCCACATGATTCCGAAGTTGCATTAACTCAGCCCTGCTGCCGTCAGACCGTAAGCCTCATCCTGCGATCCCGGCACTGCCTGGAAAGCAACGGACACACGATTCCAGCCATTAATCACCATCAAAACGAAGGTCAGGTCCGTCAATTCCTTCTCCGAAAGTTCCTTCCGAACCGAATCGAAAATCGCATCGCTTACACCGTGTTCGCCTAGCTTCGTCACAGCCTCGGTCCATTCCAGCGCCGCGCGCTCCTTCGGTGTGAACAGGTTGCTCTCGCGCCAGATGCTCACATGGTAAAGCCTTAACTCACGTTCCCCGGCAATCTTGGCCTGCTTCACATGCATGTCCAGGCAAAAGGCGCAGCCATTCAACTGCGAAGCGCGAATCTCCACCAACGACTTCAACTTCTCGTCGATGCTGCTCTTCTTCAGAGCCATGCTCATCTCCAGGTATTTGCGAAACAGTTCAGGCGATTGGTGTGCGTAGTCAATGCGAAGGGACATGGGTAAAGCCTCACTTTTTATATACGGATATTTGTTATCCGTAATTAAGATGCGCCCTCCTGCCCCCTGATGCAAGAAAGAAAACAAAAAAGAAATGGCCCGCGCCGGATAGGCATGCGGGCCATTTCTTATTTGCGGTGAACTGTTGAGATTGACCTGAGGCGTCCACTCGTTCGGAGGGCCTCGGCGAAGTCAGCCGTGCAAGAATCCCCCATATTGGCGGGCGTCGTGCATAGTTCGGCAAGATAGCCAGGTCTGGAGCGGAACGCTCTAGGCCTCAGTCACCTCACGTGTTGAACCACACAAACTACAGTCAAATTTCATAGGTTTGGACCATCCTCCTTTCCCGTGTAAGCGTGAGACTACGCCTGCCGAAATCCGTTAGCAAGGCCGGCTGAGCGCCGGAATCCG is a genomic window containing:
- a CDS encoding carboxymuconolactone decarboxylase family protein gives rise to the protein MSLRIDYAHQSPELFRKYLEMSMALKKSSIDEKLKSLVEIRASQLNGCAFCLDMHVKQAKIAGERELRLYHVSIWRESNLFTPKERAALEWTEAVTKLGEHGVSDAIFDSVRKELSEKELTDLTFVLMVINGWNRVSVAFQAVPGSQDEAYGLTAAGLS